A region from the Azospirillum thermophilum genome encodes:
- a CDS encoding di-heme-cytochrome C peroxidase, protein MTRIHLAAAALLLNACADQPPAPPRTTTLKPLTEIGGIWYLDQNWDQDARQWYYNTTQGSQIMPYDWFMALVDPATGKPFVESVTTRFGYLAGSPGKWNPDRLPVGFAQDKDADGSAWIGMTCAACHTGDVRINGRTIRVDGAVTTGDLYAFIDGLSKAVHATATDEARFAAFAERVLGPNAPVGKRISLAAKLKSFDKSFAAFVAASTPDTPWGPMRTDAFGMIFNRVSAIDLNLPKNNRAPNAPVSYPYLWDAAHQPKVQWNGLLDNKTAFDALGRNAGEVLGVFGKITLKPPADAAHYYYSSTVRGRNLVAMENQLRALRSPLWPEQVAGRIDPIKAAAGEEIYTRTCGSCHAVLPREKGYDTAPITMVPLFNWPKPKDPQAVLAAYMTMCAAGVDAAVAKGLVSVNYAADPKMALDAVCRKVDTGVIAGVAMPPKLLGGAPLDNPDLAANLLSNAVIGAIFGDIAREPGLIEDLLLGDKAPPPWKGAPEGGWTAASAKSGKYAKPVFDTTPLVKKGAAMTDDHRKLLSVLARQKGGEVQAVSPEATAEAAADTTAKLAETVMSLLAYKARPLDGVWATAPYMHNGSVPNLYEMLLPPEKRSVSFRMGTTAIDPVKVGVDTAAQDNSFVFDTTKPGNRNTGHDFGKDLSDEQRWQLIEYVKSL, encoded by the coding sequence ATGACGAGGATCCATCTTGCCGCCGCGGCACTGCTGCTGAACGCCTGCGCCGACCAGCCGCCGGCGCCGCCGCGCACCACCACGCTGAAGCCGTTGACCGAGATCGGCGGCATCTGGTACCTGGACCAGAACTGGGACCAGGACGCCCGCCAGTGGTACTATAATACCACGCAGGGCTCGCAGATCATGCCCTACGACTGGTTCATGGCGCTGGTCGATCCCGCCACCGGCAAGCCCTTCGTCGAGAGCGTGACGACGCGCTTCGGCTATCTGGCGGGCAGCCCCGGCAAGTGGAACCCCGACCGCCTGCCGGTCGGCTTCGCCCAGGACAAGGATGCCGACGGGTCGGCCTGGATCGGCATGACCTGCGCCGCCTGCCATACCGGCGACGTGCGCATCAACGGCAGGACGATCCGCGTCGACGGCGCCGTCACCACCGGCGACCTCTACGCCTTCATCGACGGGCTGAGCAAGGCGGTCCACGCCACCGCGACGGACGAGGCGCGGTTCGCCGCCTTCGCCGAGCGCGTGCTCGGCCCCAATGCGCCGGTCGGCAAGCGCATCTCGCTGGCGGCCAAGCTGAAGAGCTTCGACAAGAGCTTCGCCGCGTTCGTCGCGGCCAGCACGCCGGACACCCCCTGGGGACCGATGCGCACCGACGCCTTCGGCATGATCTTCAACCGCGTCTCGGCGATCGACCTCAATCTGCCGAAGAACAACCGGGCGCCCAATGCGCCGGTCAGCTATCCCTACCTGTGGGATGCGGCGCACCAGCCGAAGGTGCAGTGGAACGGGCTGCTGGACAACAAGACCGCCTTCGACGCGCTGGGCCGCAACGCCGGCGAGGTGCTGGGCGTGTTCGGCAAGATCACGCTGAAGCCGCCGGCGGACGCCGCCCATTACTACTACTCCTCCACCGTCCGCGGCCGGAACCTGGTGGCGATGGAGAACCAGCTCCGCGCCCTGCGCTCGCCGCTGTGGCCGGAGCAGGTGGCCGGCCGCATCGACCCGATCAAGGCCGCCGCCGGCGAGGAGATCTACACGCGGACCTGCGGGAGCTGCCACGCCGTCCTGCCGCGGGAGAAGGGCTATGACACGGCGCCGATCACCATGGTGCCGCTGTTCAACTGGCCGAAGCCGAAGGATCCGCAGGCCGTCCTGGCCGCCTACATGACGATGTGCGCGGCCGGCGTCGATGCCGCGGTGGCCAAGGGGCTGGTGTCGGTCAACTACGCCGCCGATCCGAAGATGGCGCTGGACGCCGTCTGCCGGAAGGTCGACACCGGCGTCATCGCCGGCGTCGCCATGCCGCCGAAGCTGCTGGGCGGCGCCCCGCTCGACAATCCGGATCTCGCGGCGAACCTGCTGTCGAACGCCGTCATCGGCGCGATCTTCGGCGACATCGCCCGCGAGCCCGGCCTGATCGAGGATCTGCTGCTGGGCGACAAGGCCCCGCCGCCCTGGAAGGGCGCGCCGGAGGGTGGATGGACCGCCGCGTCCGCCAAATCGGGCAAGTATGCCAAGCCGGTCTTCGACACCACGCCGCTGGTGAAGAAGGGGGCTGCGATGACCGACGATCACCGCAAGCTGCTGAGCGTCCTCGCCAGGCAGAAGGGCGGCGAGGTCCAGGCCGTCAGCCCGGAGGCGACCGCCGAGGCCGCCGCCGACACCACCGCCAAGCTGGCCGAGACGGTGATGTCGCTGCTCGCCTACAAGGCGCGCCCGCTGGACGGCGTGTGGGCGACCGCCCCTTACATGCACAACGGCTCGGTCCCCAACCTCTATGAGATGCTGCTGCCGCCGGAGAAGCGGTCGGTCAGCTTCCGGATGGGAACCACGGCGATCGACCCGGTGAAGGTCGGCGTCGACACCGCGGCGCAGGACAACAGCTTCGTCTTCGACACGACCAAGCCGGGCAACCGCAACACCGGCCACGACTTCGGCAAGGACCTGTCGGACGAGCAGCGCTGGCAGCTCATCGAGTATGTGAAGTCGCTGTAA
- a CDS encoding transglutaminase family protein: MDAPTYLPGLAPPAVRYRVRHVTAYDYGEEVPISHHLLHLTARAHPRQRVRRSTLTIDPVPAVRSDRTDYFGNTVTYVAVQEPHRTFTITADSEVEVFLLPQPDPSASPPWEQVRDSLRALPGPDDGAEIGQYAFDSALVSASPELLAYACISFTAGRPVAEAAVDLMRRINAEFTFDPSATTVATPLAEVMKHHRGVCQDFAQIVIGCARSVGLPARYVSGYLRTLPPPGQPRRIGADVSHAWASVWCGPQGWLDLCPTNNLVVNQDFVTIAWGRDYDDVSPARGVLMGGAGHGLSVSVDVEPLSGA, translated from the coding sequence GTGGACGCCCCGACCTATCTGCCCGGTCTGGCGCCGCCGGCCGTGCGCTACCGCGTGCGCCACGTCACGGCCTACGATTATGGCGAGGAGGTGCCGATCTCCCACCATCTGCTGCACCTGACGGCGCGCGCCCACCCGCGCCAACGCGTCCGGCGCAGCACGCTGACCATCGACCCGGTGCCGGCGGTGCGCAGCGACCGGACCGACTATTTCGGCAACACGGTCACCTATGTCGCGGTGCAGGAGCCGCATCGCACCTTCACCATCACCGCCGACAGCGAGGTGGAGGTCTTCCTGCTGCCGCAGCCCGATCCGTCGGCCTCGCCGCCTTGGGAGCAGGTGCGCGACAGCCTGCGGGCGCTGCCCGGTCCGGACGACGGCGCCGAGATCGGCCAGTATGCCTTCGACAGCGCGCTGGTCTCGGCCAGCCCGGAGCTGCTCGCCTACGCCTGCATCTCCTTCACCGCCGGCCGGCCGGTGGCGGAGGCGGCGGTCGACCTGATGCGCCGCATCAACGCCGAATTCACCTTCGACCCCAGCGCCACCACCGTCGCGACGCCGCTGGCCGAGGTGATGAAGCACCATCGCGGCGTCTGCCAGGACTTCGCCCAGATCGTGATCGGCTGCGCGAGGTCCGTCGGGCTGCCGGCCCGCTATGTCTCCGGCTATCTGCGCACCCTGCCGCCGCCGGGACAGCCGCGCCGGATCGGCGCCGACGTCAGCCATGCCTGGGCGTCGGTGTGGTGCGGACCGCAGGGCTGGCTGGACCTCTGCCCGACCAACAACCTGGTGGTGAACCAGGATTTCGTCACCATAGCCTGGGGCCGCGATTACGACGACGTCAGCCCGGCCCGCGGGGTGCTGATGGGCGGGGCCGGACACGGCCTGTCGGTCAGCGTGGATGTGGAGCCGCTGTCGGGCGCCTGA
- a CDS encoding response regulator has product MPDLPHILVAEDEALAAMALEDFLSYKGFRVTVAYDGQEAMERLLQDRADALVTDLRMPRKDGQTLIREVRALDTRLPVVVMTGYLTPETGDNDLMQDRWKPLEVLRKPVSPVVILNTLQRMLGLPLTT; this is encoded by the coding sequence ATGCCTGACCTGCCGCACATCCTTGTTGCCGAGGACGAGGCGCTGGCCGCCATGGCCCTTGAGGACTTCCTGTCCTACAAGGGCTTCCGGGTGACCGTCGCCTATGACGGGCAGGAAGCGATGGAGCGGCTGCTGCAGGACCGGGCCGACGCGCTGGTCACCGACCTGCGCATGCCGCGCAAGGACGGCCAGACCCTGATCCGCGAGGTGCGGGCGCTCGACACCCGGCTTCCCGTGGTGGTGATGACCGGCTACCTGACGCCCGAGACCGGCGACAACGACCTGATGCAGGACCGCTGGAAGCCGCTGGAGGTCCTGCGCAAGCCGGTCAGCCCGGTGGTGATCCTCAACACGCTCCAGCGGATGCTCGGCCTGCCGCTCACCACCTGA
- a CDS encoding DUF2126 domain-containing protein: MAIHVALNHRTIYRYDRPVSLGPQIVRLRPAPHCRTPILSYSLRVTPKLHFLNWQQDPQSNYQARFVFPEKTREFVVEVDLVAEIAAINPFDFFLEEKATHCPFPYEEWLERELRPYLETEEPGPLLAAYLKTIPRDRVPTIDFLVAINQRLQQEIGYVIRLEPGIQSCEETLDKRTGSCRDSAWLLVQILRHMGLAARFVSGYLIQLTADQKALDGPSGPEADFTDLHAWTEVFLPGAGWVGLDPTSGLLAGEGHIPLACTPDASSAAPISGLVDECEVEFGHEMSVTRIYEAPRVTKPYTPQQWSEIEALGHRIDEELKAGDVRLTMGGEPTFVSIDDMDGAEWNTAALGPAKRRLAADLVHRLTNRFAPGGLLHFGQGKWYPGESLPRWAMTVYWRRDGEAIWANHDLLAREDTDYGHTAQDAGLFLVTLAKRLGIDPALVLAAYEDPWHYLRKESQLPVNVDPLNSRLEDKEERERLTRVFTRGLNEPVGFAMPINRRMTQQGPVWLSSSWPLRQEKLLLIPGDSPVGYRLPLGSLPWVAPQDYPFAWETDPFEERSPLPPHPLQMHRRPQAAAVEADRGVHRDKRLAQLQRAMAEVRTELPEEGKSAWWIVRTALTCEARDGRLHVFMPPMNTLEDYLAMLAEIEATALELDMPVVIEGYQPPKDPRLNSLAVTPDPGVIEVNIHPSHGWDELVRNTTGLYEDARQSRLGAEKFMIDGRHCGTGGGNHVVMGGATAADSPFLRRPDLLRSLITYWQNHPSLSYAFSGLFVGPTSQAPRVDEARDDQLYELEIAFNQIDRAAAGGDCPPWLVDRVLRNLLVDVQGNTHRAEFCIDKLYSPDSSSGRLGLVEFRAFEMPPHAEMSLTQQLLMRALVARFWKTPYKGRLVRWGTELHDRFMLPFFVEQDLADVLAELRDHGYPLQDKWFAPHMNFRFPVYGHVQQRGMTMELRMALEPWHVLGEEPGGGGTVRYVDSSVERVQVRVTGLTDARYVVTCNGRRVPLIPTGTEGEFVAGVRYRAWQPPSCLHPTIPVHTPLVFDILDGWAGRSIGGCTYHVMHPGGRNYETFPVNANEAEGRRLARFFPFGHTPGPVDMPAEERNPQFPMTLDLRRG; the protein is encoded by the coding sequence ATGGCGATCCACGTTGCGCTCAACCACAGGACCATCTACCGCTACGACCGGCCGGTGTCGCTCGGCCCCCAGATCGTCCGGCTGCGGCCGGCGCCGCACTGCCGGACACCGATCCTCAGCTATTCCCTGCGCGTGACGCCGAAGCTGCACTTCCTGAACTGGCAGCAGGATCCCCAGTCGAACTACCAGGCCCGCTTCGTCTTCCCCGAGAAGACGCGGGAATTCGTCGTGGAGGTCGACCTCGTCGCCGAGATCGCGGCGATCAACCCCTTCGACTTCTTCCTGGAGGAGAAGGCCACCCACTGCCCCTTCCCCTATGAGGAGTGGCTGGAGCGCGAGCTGCGCCCCTATCTGGAAACGGAGGAGCCGGGGCCGCTGCTGGCCGCCTACCTGAAGACGATCCCGCGCGACCGCGTGCCGACGATCGACTTCCTGGTGGCGATCAACCAGCGCCTGCAGCAGGAGATCGGCTACGTCATCCGGCTGGAGCCGGGCATCCAGAGCTGCGAGGAGACGCTGGACAAGCGCACCGGCTCCTGCCGCGATTCGGCATGGCTGCTGGTGCAGATCCTGCGGCACATGGGACTGGCCGCGCGCTTCGTGTCCGGCTACCTGATCCAGCTCACCGCCGACCAGAAGGCGCTGGACGGCCCGTCGGGACCTGAGGCCGACTTCACCGACCTGCATGCCTGGACGGAGGTCTTCCTGCCCGGCGCCGGCTGGGTCGGGCTCGACCCCACCTCCGGCCTGCTGGCCGGCGAGGGGCACATCCCGCTGGCCTGCACGCCCGACGCCTCCTCCGCCGCGCCCATCTCGGGGCTGGTGGACGAGTGCGAGGTGGAGTTCGGGCACGAGATGTCGGTGACCCGCATCTATGAGGCGCCCCGCGTCACCAAGCCCTACACGCCGCAGCAATGGTCGGAGATCGAGGCGCTTGGCCACCGCATCGACGAGGAACTGAAGGCCGGCGACGTCCGGCTGACCATGGGCGGCGAGCCGACCTTCGTCTCCATCGACGACATGGACGGGGCGGAGTGGAACACCGCCGCCCTCGGCCCCGCCAAGCGCAGGCTGGCAGCCGACCTCGTCCACCGGCTGACGAACCGCTTCGCGCCCGGCGGCCTGCTGCATTTCGGCCAGGGCAAATGGTATCCCGGCGAATCGCTGCCGCGCTGGGCGATGACGGTCTACTGGCGGCGCGACGGCGAGGCGATCTGGGCCAACCACGATTTGCTGGCCCGCGAGGACACCGACTACGGCCACACCGCCCAGGACGCCGGGCTGTTCCTGGTGACGCTGGCGAAGCGGCTGGGCATCGACCCGGCCCTGGTGCTGGCCGCCTATGAGGATCCCTGGCATTACCTGCGCAAGGAATCGCAGCTTCCCGTCAACGTCGATCCGCTGAACAGCAGGCTGGAGGACAAGGAGGAGCGCGAGCGGCTGACCCGCGTCTTCACCCGCGGCCTGAACGAGCCGGTCGGCTTCGCCATGCCGATCAACCGGCGGATGACCCAGCAGGGGCCGGTCTGGCTGTCGAGCAGCTGGCCGCTGCGGCAGGAGAAGCTGCTGCTGATCCCCGGCGACAGCCCGGTCGGCTACCGGCTGCCGCTGGGCTCGCTGCCCTGGGTGGCGCCGCAGGACTACCCCTTTGCCTGGGAGACCGATCCCTTCGAGGAACGCTCCCCCCTGCCCCCGCATCCGCTGCAGATGCACCGCCGGCCGCAGGCCGCCGCCGTCGAGGCCGACCGCGGCGTGCATCGCGACAAGCGCCTCGCCCAGCTCCAGCGCGCGATGGCGGAGGTGCGGACGGAGCTGCCGGAGGAGGGCAAGTCAGCCTGGTGGATCGTCCGCACCGCCCTGACCTGCGAGGCGCGCGACGGCCGGCTGCATGTCTTCATGCCGCCGATGAACACGCTGGAGGACTATCTCGCCATGCTGGCGGAGATCGAGGCCACGGCGCTGGAACTCGACATGCCCGTGGTGATCGAGGGCTACCAGCCGCCGAAGGACCCGCGCCTCAACTCGCTGGCCGTCACCCCCGACCCCGGGGTGATCGAGGTGAACATCCATCCGTCCCATGGCTGGGACGAGCTGGTGCGCAACACCACCGGGCTCTATGAGGACGCGCGGCAGTCCCGGCTCGGCGCCGAGAAGTTCATGATCGACGGGCGCCACTGCGGCACCGGCGGCGGCAACCATGTGGTGATGGGCGGCGCCACCGCGGCGGACAGCCCGTTCCTGCGGCGGCCCGACCTGCTGCGCAGCCTGATCACCTACTGGCAGAACCACCCGTCGCTGTCCTACGCCTTCTCCGGCCTGTTCGTCGGACCGACCAGCCAGGCGCCGCGCGTCGACGAGGCGCGCGACGACCAGCTCTACGAGCTGGAGATCGCCTTCAACCAGATCGACCGCGCGGCGGCCGGCGGCGACTGCCCGCCCTGGCTGGTCGACCGGGTGCTGCGCAACCTGCTGGTCGACGTGCAGGGCAACACCCACCGGGCGGAGTTCTGCATCGACAAGCTCTATTCGCCCGACAGCTCCAGCGGGCGGCTCGGTCTCGTCGAGTTCCGCGCCTTCGAGATGCCGCCGCACGCCGAGATGAGCCTGACCCAGCAGCTCCTGATGCGGGCGCTGGTCGCGCGCTTCTGGAAGACGCCGTACAAGGGACGGCTGGTGCGCTGGGGCACGGAGCTGCACGACCGCTTCATGCTGCCCTTCTTCGTCGAGCAGGACCTCGCCGACGTGCTGGCGGAGCTGCGCGACCACGGTTATCCGCTGCAGGACAAGTGGTTCGCGCCGCACATGAACTTCCGCTTCCCGGTCTACGGGCATGTCCAGCAGCGCGGCATGACCATGGAGCTTCGCATGGCGCTGGAGCCCTGGCACGTGCTGGGCGAGGAACCGGGCGGCGGCGGCACCGTGCGCTATGTCGACAGCTCGGTGGAGCGGGTGCAGGTGCGCGTCACCGGGCTGACCGATGCCCGCTACGTCGTCACCTGCAACGGCCGGCGCGTGCCGCTGATCCCCACCGGGACGGAGGGCGAGTTCGTCGCCGGGGTGCGGTACCGGGCGTGGCAGCCGCCGTCCTGCCTGCACCCGACCATCCCCGTCCACACGCCGCTGGTCTTCGACATCCTCGACGGCTGGGCCGGGCGGTCGATCGGCGGCTGCACCTACCACGTCATGCATCCGGGCGGCCGGAACTACGAGACCTTCCCGGTCAACGCCAACGAGGCGGAGGGGCGGCGCCTTGCCCGCTTCTTCCCCTTCGGCCACACGCCGGGGCCGGTCGACATGCCGGCGGAGGAGCGCAACCCGCAGTTCCCGATGACGCTGGACCTGCGGCGGGGCTGA
- a CDS encoding circularly permuted type 2 ATP-grasp protein translates to MGPQPVPFGQGSLFGEADAIGYGSGPVYDEMVTGQGRLRPHWQTFMGTLGPLDPDLMAVRWEEARRLLHQNGVTYNIYGDPKGMERPWPLDMMPLLLQAHEWKAIESGLIQRATLLNAILTDLYGPQTLTRFGRLPHAVIHADPGFRRAVHGIRVPNDIHLHFYAADLARAPDGRWWVLSDRTQAPSGSGYALENRAVMAKVLPDSLRHCQVERLAPFFETFKDTLLSLAPRRDRPRVVLLTPGPYNETYFEHVYLARYLGITLVEGADLTVRDRQVFLKTLSGLEPVDVILRRLDADFADPLELRADSSLGVAGLIEAVRAGTVVVANALGSGLLESMAMKSSLPTLCRHLLGEELRLPGVASWWCGNDAERAYVIDHLDGLVVKPAFPSLSFEPIFGSALSAAERAGLVERIRQRPWYYVAQEQMALSTAPVWHEGRLQPRPLVLRVFVCATPNGGYAVMPGGLTRVSTEAGRLVVSMQSGGGSKDTWILSPRRSDSGAAQPRPATAELAPVIARPAANDLPSRVADGLFWMGRYAERSEGAVRLLRATQTRLTEGDLPGAMAQLRPLLQLLAWEGMVPQELSQAPERTGTRALRNALYAAVTDPDHPNSLRTQVMRLHRTAYTVRDRLSLDMWRVITTIDRQSLPPRHRLDSAELLLRMDDIMTSLAAIAGLMQESMTRGPGWRFLDIGRRIERALHIVGVMRGTQVADLDRRDEAMQSAGLAVLLELGESVMTYRARYLTSVQRTPVLELLLADETNPRALAFQLAALERHIGQLPGRGSGSAADPTGGALPIVTSARASLRKAEALRSSEALHALLDSLATSLPDVSNFLAHAYFSHAFARSA, encoded by the coding sequence ATGGGACCTCAGCCGGTGCCGTTCGGCCAGGGATCGCTGTTCGGCGAGGCGGACGCCATCGGCTATGGCAGCGGTCCGGTCTATGACGAGATGGTCACCGGCCAGGGCCGGCTGCGGCCGCACTGGCAGACCTTCATGGGGACGCTCGGTCCGCTCGACCCCGACCTGATGGCGGTCCGCTGGGAAGAGGCGCGGCGCCTGCTGCACCAGAACGGCGTCACCTACAACATCTACGGCGATCCCAAGGGGATGGAGCGGCCATGGCCGCTCGACATGATGCCGCTGCTGCTGCAGGCGCACGAGTGGAAGGCCATCGAATCGGGGCTGATCCAGCGCGCGACGCTGCTGAACGCCATCCTGACCGACCTGTACGGCCCGCAGACGCTGACCCGCTTCGGCCGGCTGCCCCATGCGGTGATCCATGCCGATCCGGGCTTCCGCCGGGCGGTGCACGGCATCCGGGTGCCCAACGACATCCACCTGCATTTCTACGCCGCCGACCTCGCCCGGGCGCCCGACGGGCGCTGGTGGGTGCTGTCCGACCGCACCCAGGCGCCGAGCGGCAGCGGCTATGCCCTGGAAAACCGGGCGGTGATGGCGAAGGTGCTGCCCGACAGCCTGCGCCACTGCCAGGTGGAGCGGCTGGCCCCCTTCTTCGAGACCTTCAAGGACACGCTGCTGTCGCTTGCCCCGCGGCGGGACCGGCCGCGCGTCGTCCTGCTGACCCCCGGCCCCTACAACGAGACCTATTTCGAGCATGTCTACCTCGCCCGCTACCTCGGCATCACGCTGGTGGAGGGGGCCGACCTGACGGTGCGCGACCGGCAGGTGTTCCTGAAGACCCTGTCGGGGCTGGAGCCGGTGGACGTCATCCTGCGCCGGCTGGACGCCGACTTCGCCGACCCGCTGGAACTGCGGGCCGACAGCTCGCTGGGCGTCGCCGGGCTGATCGAGGCGGTGCGCGCCGGCACGGTGGTGGTGGCGAACGCGCTCGGCTCCGGCCTGCTGGAGTCGATGGCGATGAAGTCGTCGCTGCCGACGCTGTGCCGCCACCTGCTGGGCGAGGAGCTGCGGCTGCCCGGCGTGGCGAGCTGGTGGTGCGGCAACGACGCCGAACGGGCCTACGTCATCGACCATCTCGACGGGCTGGTGGTCAAGCCGGCCTTCCCGTCCCTGTCCTTCGAGCCGATCTTCGGCTCCGCCCTCTCCGCCGCCGAGCGCGCCGGGCTGGTGGAGCGCATCCGGCAGCGCCCCTGGTATTATGTGGCGCAGGAGCAGATGGCCCTGTCGACCGCCCCGGTCTGGCACGAGGGCAGGCTGCAGCCGCGGCCTCTGGTGCTGCGCGTCTTCGTCTGCGCCACGCCCAACGGCGGCTATGCGGTGATGCCCGGCGGGCTGACCCGCGTTTCGACCGAGGCGGGACGGCTGGTCGTCTCGATGCAGAGCGGCGGCGGCAGCAAGGACACCTGGATCCTCTCCCCCCGCCGCAGCGATTCCGGTGCCGCCCAGCCCCGGCCGGCGACGGCGGAGCTTGCCCCGGTGATCGCCCGGCCGGCCGCCAACGACCTGCCGAGCCGGGTCGCCGACGGGCTGTTCTGGATGGGCCGCTATGCCGAACGGTCGGAGGGAGCGGTGCGGCTGCTGCGCGCCACCCAGACCCGCCTGACGGAAGGCGACCTGCCCGGCGCCATGGCCCAGCTCCGCCCGCTGCTGCAACTGCTGGCCTGGGAAGGCATGGTGCCGCAGGAGCTGTCGCAGGCGCCGGAACGGACCGGAACGCGGGCCCTGCGCAACGCGCTCTATGCCGCCGTCACCGACCCGGACCATCCGAACAGCCTGCGCACCCAGGTGATGCGGCTGCACCGCACGGCCTACACGGTGCGCGACCGCCTGTCGCTCGACATGTGGCGGGTCATCACGACGATCGACCGGCAGAGCCTGCCGCCGCGCCACCGGCTCGATTCCGCCGAACTGCTGCTGCGGATGGACGACATCATGACGAGCCTGGCGGCCATCGCCGGGCTGATGCAGGAAAGCATGACGCGCGGCCCCGGCTGGCGCTTCCTCGACATCGGGCGGCGGATCGAGCGGGCGCTGCACATCGTCGGGGTGATGCGCGGAACGCAGGTCGCCGACCTCGACCGCCGGGACGAGGCGATGCAGTCCGCAGGGCTCGCCGTGCTGCTGGAACTGGGCGAGAGCGTGATGACCTATCGCGCCCGCTACCTGACCAGCGTGCAGCGCACCCCGGTCCTGGAACTGCTGCTGGCCGACGAGACCAACCCGCGGGCGCTGGCCTTCCAGCTCGCCGCGCTGGAGCGCCACATCGGCCAGCTTCCCGGCCGCGGCTCCGGCAGCGCCGCCGACCCGACCGGCGGTGCCCTGCCCATCGTCACCTCCGCCCGCGCCTCGCTGCGCAAGGCCGAGGCGCTGCGCTCCAGCGAGGCGCTGCATGCGCTGCTGGACTCGCTGGCGACCAGCCTGCCCGACGTCTCCAACTTCCTGGCCCACGCCTATTTCAGCCATGCCTTCGCCAGATCAGCCTGA
- a CDS encoding sensor histidine kinase: MATGIETLLDASGFVPHGVCLLWQPEILALHVSSDVLIGLSYYSIPVTLLYFVHRRRDVAFGWLALLFAVFILACGTTHFFSVWTLWNADYVTEGVIKAITAIASLLTAVTLWLLMPRLLALPSPRQMAETNAALQREVEIRRLAELRYAGFFNNMTEALFIVSVRPDGRFVFDALNPAHVRLTGLDPEQVCGRPVEEALEPEVARAVLARYLECCALDRTLDYEETHELPVGRRTYHTVLVPVHDPEGRIIQILGSSRDITERKRFQEDMIQTSKLVTLGTLAAGLAHEMSQPLNVIRMWADNLLARVRDGQVDTNRIDHVLTLIGEQTERVGKLIDNVRTFGRHDGGGARQFRPSDSVRHAVALVANQFAAEDIAVTVDADGDSEVQGRPLYLEQLVLNLLSNARDAIVERRVTGHEAGRIEVAMREDFARGTVTISVVDDGGGIDPAIMPHIFDPFFTTKDVGKGTGLGLSVGYGIVETMHGRIEASNLEYGSGRRGARFTVTLPVQSRLSYDQELAHA, translated from the coding sequence ATGGCGACTGGGATTGAAACGCTTCTGGATGCCAGCGGATTCGTCCCGCACGGGGTGTGTCTGCTCTGGCAGCCGGAGATCCTCGCTCTGCATGTCTCGTCCGACGTGCTGATCGGCCTGTCCTACTACTCCATCCCGGTCACGCTGCTCTACTTCGTGCATCGCCGCCGCGACGTCGCCTTCGGCTGGCTGGCGCTGCTGTTCGCCGTCTTCATCCTGGCCTGCGGCACCACCCACTTCTTCAGCGTCTGGACGCTGTGGAACGCCGACTATGTGACGGAGGGGGTGATCAAGGCGATCACCGCCATCGCCTCGCTGCTCACCGCCGTGACGCTCTGGCTGCTGATGCCGCGGCTGCTCGCCCTGCCGAGCCCGCGCCAGATGGCCGAGACCAACGCCGCCCTGCAGCGCGAGGTGGAGATCCGCCGCCTTGCCGAGCTGCGCTACGCCGGCTTCTTCAACAACATGACGGAGGCGCTGTTCATCGTCTCGGTCCGGCCGGACGGCCGGTTCGTGTTCGACGCGCTGAATCCCGCCCATGTCCGCCTCACCGGCCTGGACCCCGAGCAGGTCTGCGGCCGTCCGGTGGAGGAGGCCCTGGAGCCTGAGGTCGCCCGCGCCGTGCTCGCCCGCTACCTCGAATGCTGCGCCCTCGACCGGACGCTCGACTATGAAGAGACGCACGAGCTGCCGGTCGGGCGGCGCACCTATCACACCGTGCTCGTCCCGGTCCATGATCCGGAGGGGCGGATCATCCAGATCCTCGGCAGCTCCCGCGACATCACCGAGCGCAAGCGCTTCCAGGAGGACATGATCCAGACCTCCAAGCTGGTGACGCTCGGCACGCTGGCCGCCGGCCTCGCCCACGAGATGAGCCAGCCGCTGAACGTCATCCGCATGTGGGCGGACAACCTGCTGGCCCGCGTGCGCGACGGTCAGGTCGATACCAACCGCATCGACCATGTCCTGACCCTGATCGGCGAGCAGACCGAGCGGGTGGGCAAGCTGATCGACAATGTCCGCACCTTCGGTCGCCACGACGGCGGTGGCGCGCGGCAGTTCCGCCCGAGCGACAGCGTGCGCCATGCCGTCGCGCTCGTCGCCAACCAGTTCGCGGCGGAGGACATTGCCGTGACGGTCGACGCCGACGGCGACAGCGAGGTGCAGGGGCGGCCGCTCTATCTGGAGCAACTCGTCCTCAACCTGCTGTCCAACGCCCGGGACGCGATCGTCGAGCGGCGCGTCACCGGCCACGAGGCCGGCCGCATCGAAGTGGCGATGCGGGAGGATTTCGCCCGCGGCACCGTGACCATCTCCGTCGTCGACGATGGCGGCGGCATCGACCCGGCGATCATGCCGCACATCTTCGATCCCTTCTTCACGACCAAGGATGTCGGCAAGGGAACCGGCCTCGGCCTCTCCGTGGGCTACGGCATCGTGGAGACCATGCACGGCCGCATCGAGGCGTCCAACCTGGAGTATGGCAGCGGGCGGCGCGGGGCGCGCTTCACCGTGACGCTCCCCGTCCAGTCCCGCTTGTCCTACGACCAGGAGTTGGCCCATGCCTGA